The Pantoea sp. At-9b genome includes a window with the following:
- the rstB gene encoding two-component system sensor histidine kinase RstB encodes MRKLFIQFYLLLFVCFLVMTLLVGLVYKFTAERAGRQSMNDLMASSLFLMRSELREIPPHDWNKTIRSLDLNLSFDLHIEPMSKYELDELNMKRLRAGEIVALDDQYTFLQHIPRSHYVLSVGPIPYLFYLHQMRLLDIALLAFIGMSLALPVFIWMRPHWKEMLRLEKAAQRFGRGELDVRTHFDSTSSLFRLGVAFNQMADNINTLVASKKQLIDGIAHELRTPLVRLRYRLEMSENLSESESAALNRDIGQLESLIEELLTYARLDRPRVDLSLKSFDLAEWLRLHIEDVQAINPQAQIDLDIPQRENYGVADTRLMERVLDNLVNNALRYAQSRLRVSLWFDGSVGCLQVEDDGPGIPQEERERVFEPFVRLDPSRDRATGGCGLGLAIVHSIALALQGNVTIESSPLGGASVRFCWPVDLPLREVPSRLT; translated from the coding sequence ATGAGAAAGCTCTTTATCCAGTTCTATCTGCTGCTGTTTGTCTGCTTTCTGGTGATGACCCTGCTGGTTGGGCTGGTGTACAAATTCACCGCCGAACGTGCCGGACGCCAGTCGATGAACGATTTGATGGCCAGTTCGCTGTTTTTGATGCGTAGCGAGTTGCGCGAGATACCGCCACACGACTGGAACAAAACCATTCGTAGCCTCGATCTTAACCTCTCGTTTGACCTGCACATCGAGCCAATGAGTAAATATGAACTTGATGAGCTGAATATGAAGCGGCTGCGTGCCGGTGAAATCGTCGCGCTTGATGATCAGTACACCTTCCTGCAACACATCCCGCGCAGCCATTATGTGTTGTCGGTTGGGCCGATCCCTTACCTGTTTTATCTGCATCAGATGCGCCTGCTGGATATCGCCTTGCTGGCGTTTATCGGTATGTCGCTGGCGTTGCCGGTGTTTATCTGGATGCGCCCACACTGGAAAGAGATGCTGCGGCTGGAGAAAGCAGCGCAGCGCTTCGGGCGTGGCGAACTTGACGTGCGCACCCATTTCGACAGTACCTCCAGCCTGTTCCGCCTCGGCGTGGCCTTCAACCAAATGGCCGATAACATCAATACGCTGGTCGCCAGCAAAAAGCAGTTGATCGACGGCATCGCCCACGAGCTACGTACCCCGCTGGTGCGGCTGCGTTATCGGTTGGAGATGAGCGAAAACCTGAGCGAATCCGAATCCGCCGCGCTGAACCGTGATATCGGCCAGTTAGAAAGCCTGATTGAAGAACTGCTGACCTATGCGCGTCTCGATCGTCCACGGGTGGATCTCAGTTTGAAATCCTTTGATCTCGCCGAATGGCTCCGGCTGCATATTGAAGATGTGCAGGCGATCAATCCCCAGGCGCAGATCGACCTCGACATCCCACAGCGTGAAAACTACGGTGTCGCCGACACCCGTTTGATGGAGCGCGTGCTGGATAACCTGGTGAACAATGCGCTGCGCTACGCCCAGTCACGGTTACGCGTCAGCCTGTGGTTTGACGGCAGCGTCGGTTGCCTGCAAGTGGAGGATGATGGCCCGGGCATCCCGCAGGAAGAACGCGAGCGTGTGTTTGAGCCATTTGTACGTCTTGACCCCAGCCGCGATCGCGCCACCGGGGGTTGTGGCCTGGGGCTGGCGATTGTCCACTCCATCGCCCTGGCGTTGCAAGGCAACGTCACCATTGAAAGCAGCCCGTTGGGCGGTGCCAGCGTTCGCTTTTGCTGGCCGGTTGATTTACCCTTGCGGGAAGTCCCGTCGCGCTTAACTTAA
- a CDS encoding serine protease: MRLAILLFVGIFSFNLAAHADDEDGPSPDDIKTLFFGKDHRKAISDVSAAPWDAIGQLETESGNLCTATLISAHLALTAGHCLLTPPGKFDKPVALRFMAGSKGWRYEIHDIDARVEPSLARKLKADGEGWIVPPDAAPFDYGLVILHNPPSAITPIPLFDGSRGDLTDALKATGRKVTQAGYPEDHLDTLYSHSDCLITGWAQRAVLSHQCDTLPGDSGSPLLLKKDDGWQLIAVQSSAPAPADRYRADNRAIAVTSFRDKLEALAQ; this comes from the coding sequence ATGCGCCTGGCTATCCTGTTATTTGTTGGTATTTTCAGCTTTAACCTCGCAGCACATGCCGATGATGAAGACGGGCCAAGTCCTGATGACATCAAAACCCTGTTCTTTGGCAAGGATCACCGTAAAGCCATCAGCGATGTCAGCGCTGCCCCGTGGGACGCTATCGGCCAACTGGAAACCGAAAGCGGTAACCTGTGTACCGCAACGCTGATCTCGGCCCATCTGGCGTTAACCGCCGGTCACTGCCTGCTTACCCCACCCGGTAAGTTTGATAAACCCGTGGCGTTGCGTTTTATGGCGGGCAGCAAAGGCTGGCGCTATGAAATTCATGACATTGATGCACGCGTGGAACCATCGCTGGCGCGTAAGTTAAAAGCAGATGGTGAAGGCTGGATCGTGCCGCCGGACGCGGCCCCGTTTGATTACGGTTTGGTGATTCTGCACAATCCGCCGTCAGCGATCACCCCGATTCCGCTGTTTGACGGATCGCGTGGCGATTTAACCGATGCGTTAAAAGCCACCGGACGCAAAGTGACGCAGGCGGGTTATCCGGAAGACCATCTGGATACGCTGTATTCACACAGCGATTGTTTGATTACCGGCTGGGCGCAGCGTGCGGTGCTGTCGCATCAATGCGATACCCTGCCAGGCGACAGTGGTTCACCGTTGTTATTGAAAAAAGATGATGGCTGGCAGCTGATTGCCGTACAAAGCTCGGCACCCGCCCCGGCCGATCGTTATCGTGCCGATAACCGCGCCATTGCTGTCACCTCGTTCCGTGACAAGCTGGAAGCGCTAGCGCAATAA
- a CDS encoding carboxypeptidase M32, which produces MSSAYQELSRTFLRLSRFGHLGAIAGVDMQTAMPAGGSRARGEAMAELSVFMHELLTDKRLGGLFTAAQQESLNDVEQANLKEMQRAWQQATLLPASLVEAKSLAGSRCEHAWRTQRPANDWQGFSANLKEVVKLSREEAQLRADALGVSRYDALLDVFEPGMTSAQLDQTFGDLKSWLPDLLQKVVAKQQQQTTLAPVGPFAIDAQKQLGLSLMATLGFDFNHGRLDVSAHPFCGGVPEDVRITTRYNENDFLSAMMGVIHETGHARYEQNLPQQWRGQPVAHARSTAMHESQSLFMEMQLGRSREFLQHIQPQVIGLMGDQPALSSENFIRLTQRVKPGFIRVDADELSYPAHVILRYEIERALIEGEIDVDDIPALWDEKMQQSLGIDTRGNYRDGCMQDIHWTDGAFGYFPTYTLGAMYAAQLFQAVKRAIPQVSELIQQGELQPVFDWLQQNIWQHGSRFPTQQLLVNATGEGLNPDYFRQHLEQRYLAE; this is translated from the coding sequence GTGTCCTCAGCTTATCAGGAACTTAGCCGCACTTTTCTGCGCCTGTCTCGTTTCGGTCATTTAGGTGCCATTGCTGGCGTTGATATGCAAACCGCCATGCCTGCCGGTGGCAGTCGCGCCCGGGGTGAAGCGATGGCGGAATTGAGCGTGTTTATGCACGAACTGCTGACCGATAAGCGTCTTGGCGGGTTGTTTACTGCGGCGCAGCAGGAATCGCTCAACGATGTAGAGCAGGCAAACCTGAAGGAAATGCAACGCGCCTGGCAGCAGGCCACCTTACTGCCCGCCTCATTGGTCGAAGCCAAGTCCCTCGCCGGTTCCCGCTGCGAACATGCCTGGCGTACCCAGCGCCCGGCGAACGACTGGCAAGGTTTCTCGGCCAACCTGAAAGAGGTGGTGAAACTGAGCCGCGAAGAAGCGCAACTGCGTGCTGATGCGCTCGGTGTCTCGCGCTACGACGCCCTGCTGGACGTGTTTGAACCGGGGATGACCAGCGCCCAGCTCGACCAAACTTTCGGTGATTTAAAAAGCTGGCTGCCGGACCTGTTACAAAAAGTGGTGGCGAAACAGCAACAGCAAACCACCCTCGCCCCGGTTGGCCCCTTCGCCATTGATGCCCAAAAACAGCTCGGCCTGAGCCTGATGGCGACGCTGGGCTTCGATTTTAATCATGGCCGCCTCGACGTCAGCGCCCATCCGTTCTGTGGCGGTGTGCCGGAAGACGTGCGCATTACCACCCGTTACAACGAGAACGACTTCCTCAGCGCCATGATGGGGGTGATTCACGAAACCGGCCATGCGCGTTATGAGCAGAATCTGCCACAACAGTGGCGCGGGCAGCCGGTCGCCCATGCACGCTCCACCGCGATGCACGAATCGCAGAGCCTGTTTATGGAGATGCAACTCGGACGCAGCCGTGAGTTTCTCCAGCATATTCAGCCGCAGGTGATTGGCCTGATGGGCGATCAACCGGCCCTGAGTAGCGAAAACTTTATCCGCCTGACCCAACGCGTGAAACCGGGTTTTATTCGTGTCGATGCCGATGAACTGAGCTACCCGGCGCATGTCATCCTGCGTTACGAAATCGAACGTGCGTTGATTGAGGGAGAGATTGACGTCGACGACATCCCGGCGCTGTGGGACGAGAAGATGCAGCAGTCGTTGGGTATCGATACACGCGGTAATTACCGTGACGGCTGTATGCAGGATATTCACTGGACGGACGGTGCCTTTGGTTACTTCCCGACTTACACCTTAGGGGCGATGTATGCCGCTCAATTGTTCCAGGCGGTTAAACGTGCGATCCCGCAGGTCAGCGAGCTGATTCAACAGGGTGAGCTGCAACCGGTGTTTGACTGGCTGCAACAAAACATTTGGCAGCACGGCAGCCGTTTCCCGACCCAACAATTACTGGTGAACGCCACCGGCGAAGGTTTAAATCCTGACTATTTCCGTCAGCATCTTGAACAACGTTACCTGGCTGAGTAA
- the rstA gene encoding two-component system response regulator RstA translates to MNKIVYVEDEPEVGELIAAYLGRHDIDVIVETRGDRAEATIAAADPDLVMLDIMLPGKDGMTLCRDLRASWQGPIVLLTSLDSDMNHILALEMGANDYILKTTPPAVLLARLRLHLRQAHISQPEMTPAVQSSQKVLRFGSLTIDALNRQVTLFDENITLSTADFDLLWELANHAGQILNRDALLQTLRGVSYDGMDRSIDVAISRLRKKLYDSATEPFRIKTIRNKGYLFAPQAWDTRSA, encoded by the coding sequence ATGAACAAGATTGTATATGTGGAAGATGAACCGGAAGTCGGTGAACTGATTGCCGCCTACCTTGGACGTCATGACATTGACGTTATCGTGGAAACGCGCGGCGATCGCGCTGAGGCCACCATTGCCGCCGCCGATCCCGACCTGGTGATGCTGGATATCATGCTACCGGGCAAAGACGGGATGACGCTGTGCCGTGATTTGCGCGCCAGTTGGCAGGGACCGATTGTGCTGCTGACTTCGCTCGATAGCGATATGAACCACATTCTGGCGCTGGAAATGGGTGCCAACGACTATATTCTCAAAACCACTCCGCCCGCTGTGCTGCTGGCGCGCCTGCGTCTCCATTTACGCCAGGCGCACATCAGTCAGCCGGAAATGACACCGGCGGTACAAAGCTCGCAAAAAGTATTGCGCTTTGGTTCGCTGACTATCGACGCGCTGAATCGCCAGGTGACGCTGTTTGACGAAAACATCACCCTGTCGACTGCCGATTTCGATCTGCTGTGGGAGCTGGCGAACCACGCCGGACAGATCCTCAATCGCGATGCGCTGTTACAAACCCTGCGTGGCGTCAGCTATGACGGGATGGATCGCAGCATTGATGTGGCAATTTCCCGCCTGCGCAAAAAGCTCTACGACAGCGCAACCGAGCCGTTCCGCATCAAAACCATCCGTAACAAAGGTTATCTGTTCGCGCCGCAGGCCTGGGATACCCGTTCCGCATGA
- a CDS encoding basic amino acid/polyamine antiporter — MDKKLGLGALTALVLSSMLGAGVFSLPQNMAAVAGPAALLIGWLITGVGIVLLSLAMLFLTRLKPELDGGIFSYARAGFGELMGFCSAWGYWLCAVIANVSYLVIVFSALSFFTDTPDHAVFGDGNTWQAMLGASVLLWLVHALVLRGVQTAASINLLATLGKLVPLLLFVVLAVLAFNLDRFRLDFSGVALGKPLWEQVKQTMLITLWVFIGVEGAVVVSARARHKKDVGRATLLAVLAALLVYLLVTLLSLGVVPRAELAQMRNPSMAGLMQHLIGHWGDAVIAIGLIISVCGAYLSWTIMAAEVPFLAAQQGAFPRSIAGQNRHSAPSASLWLTNGSVQVCLILIAVTGADYNTLLTIASEMILVPYLLVGLYLIKVVRGQQKPLLMLTGIGASLYGLWLLYASGPLHLLLSVVLYAPGVLLFLYARRGGRASKTLSQLERIAIAMLMAASLPAVWQLTN; from the coding sequence TTGGATAAAAAATTAGGTCTTGGTGCGCTTACCGCGCTGGTGCTCAGTTCAATGCTGGGTGCGGGCGTGTTTAGTCTGCCACAAAATATGGCGGCGGTTGCCGGTCCGGCAGCGTTGCTGATTGGCTGGTTAATCACCGGCGTCGGTATTGTGTTGCTCTCGCTGGCGATGCTGTTTCTGACACGTCTCAAGCCGGAGCTGGATGGCGGCATTTTCAGCTATGCGCGCGCCGGATTTGGCGAGCTGATGGGCTTCTGCTCCGCTTGGGGCTACTGGCTATGCGCGGTGATCGCCAACGTTTCCTATCTGGTGATTGTCTTTTCGGCCCTGAGCTTTTTCACCGATACCCCCGATCACGCGGTCTTTGGCGATGGCAATACCTGGCAGGCGATGCTGGGTGCTTCGGTGTTGTTGTGGCTGGTCCATGCGCTGGTGCTGCGTGGGGTACAGACCGCAGCCAGCATTAACTTACTGGCGACGCTGGGCAAACTGGTGCCGTTACTGCTGTTTGTGGTACTGGCGGTACTGGCCTTTAACCTCGATCGCTTTCGTCTCGATTTTAGCGGCGTGGCCCTCGGCAAACCGCTGTGGGAACAGGTTAAGCAGACCATGTTGATCACCCTGTGGGTGTTTATCGGTGTGGAAGGCGCGGTGGTGGTGTCGGCACGCGCCCGGCATAAGAAGGATGTTGGACGCGCCACGCTGCTGGCGGTGCTGGCTGCGCTGCTGGTCTATCTGCTGGTGACGCTGCTGTCGCTGGGTGTGGTGCCGCGTGCTGAACTGGCGCAGATGCGCAATCCCTCGATGGCGGGCCTGATGCAGCATCTGATCGGCCACTGGGGTGACGCGGTGATTGCCATTGGGTTAATTATCTCGGTGTGCGGTGCGTATCTGAGCTGGACCATTATGGCTGCCGAAGTGCCGTTTCTCGCAGCGCAACAGGGTGCCTTCCCGCGCAGTATCGCCGGTCAGAACCGTCACAGCGCCCCTTCAGCGTCACTGTGGCTGACCAACGGTAGCGTGCAGGTCTGTCTGATTCTGATTGCCGTCACCGGCGCGGATTACAATACCCTGCTGACCATCGCGTCGGAGATGATCCTCGTGCCCTATCTGCTGGTGGGTTTGTATCTGATCAAGGTGGTGCGCGGTCAGCAAAAACCGCTGTTGATGCTGACCGGCATCGGTGCCAGCCTGTATGGCCTCTGGCTACTGTACGCGTCCGGCCCGCTACATCTGCTGCTGTCGGTGGTGCTTTACGCGCCCGGCGTGTTGTTGTTTCTGTACGCGCGTCGTGGTGGCCGTGCCAGCAAAACGCTGTCACAACTGGAACGTATCGCGATCGCGATGTTAATGGCCGCGTCTCTGCCTGCCGTGTGGCAATTAACGAATTAG
- the hrpA gene encoding ATP-dependent RNA helicase HrpA: MSSSVTSPLAPLWTRLDNLMLRDRQRLQRRLQGATKVKNPDAQQGIAAELDAEFSLAEQRVAQRMAATPRITFPENLPVSQKQQAIAEAIRDHQVVIVAGETGSGKTTQLPKICLALGRGVKGLIGHTQPRRLAARTVANRIADELETSLGGCIGYKVRFNDQVSDTTQVKLMTDGILLAEIQQDRLLLQYDTIIIDEAHERSLNIDFLLGYLRELLPRRPDLKVIITSATIDPQRFSRHFHHAPVIEVSGRTFPVEVRYRPIVEEAEDTDRDQLQAIFDAVDELGQESRGDILIFMSGEREIRDTADALMKRDLPHTEILPLYARLSNAEQNRVFQSHSGRRIVLATNVAETSLTVPGIKYVIDPGTARISRYSYRTKVQRLPIEPVSQASANQRKGRCGRVSEGICIRLYSEDDFLSRPEFTDPEILRTNLASVILQMTALGLGDIAAFPFVEAPDKRNIQDGVRLLEELGAITVNEDSHYKLTASGRQLALLPVDPRLARMVLEAQKFGCVREAMIITAALSIQDPRERPVEKQQASDEKHRRFADKESDFLAFVNLWNYLQEQQKALSGNQFRRQCKSDYLNYLRVREWQDIYTQLRQVVREQGMPVNSEPAPYREVHCALLSGLLSHIGQKDAEKQEFTGARNARFSIFPGSGLFKKPPKWTMVAELVETSRLWGRIAARIDPEWIEPLAQHLLKRSYSEPHWEKAQGAVMASEKVTLYGLPIVQARKVNYGQIDAPLSRELFIRHALVEGDWQNRHAFFRSNQKLRSEVEDLEHKSRRRDILVDDETLFAFYDRRIGSEVVSARHFDSWWKKASKDNPDLLSFDKQMLIKDGAEKVSQLDYPNFWHQGNLKLKLSYQFEPGADADGVTVHIPLPLLNQVDDAGFEWQIPGVRRELVIALIKSLPKPVRRNLVPAPNYAEAFLGRVSALELPLLDALEREFRRMTGVTIDREAWQWDQVPDHLKMTFRVVDEHNRKLQEGKDLHQLKLALKGKVQETLSKVADDGLEQSGLHIWSFGDLPQSYEQKRGSYQVKAWPALVDEKDSVAIRLFDSEQEQQKMMWRGQRRLLLLNIPSPIKYLHEKLPNKAKLGLYFNPYGKVLELIDDCIACGVDKLMGEAGGPAWQQENFEQLRDKVRAELNETVVTIAKQVEQILTCVFNINKRLKGRVDMSLALALTDIKNQMSGLVYRGFVTGNGWQRLADTLRYLQGIERRLEKLPVDPHSDRARMLKVQAVEQAWQSWRNKLPPQRQDDEEVLAIRWMLEELRISYFAQQLGTPYPISEKRIVQTMEQMG, translated from the coding sequence ATGTCATCATCTGTTACTTCACCTTTGGCTCCTCTCTGGACGCGTCTTGATAACCTGATGCTACGCGACCGCCAACGGTTACAGCGGCGGCTCCAGGGCGCGACCAAAGTGAAAAATCCTGACGCGCAGCAAGGGATTGCGGCCGAGCTGGACGCTGAGTTCAGCCTCGCCGAGCAGCGTGTGGCGCAGCGCATGGCCGCCACGCCGCGCATTACCTTTCCGGAAAATTTGCCGGTCAGCCAGAAACAGCAGGCGATTGCAGAGGCGATTCGCGATCATCAGGTGGTGATCGTTGCGGGTGAAACCGGTTCGGGGAAAACCACCCAGTTACCGAAGATTTGTCTGGCGCTGGGGCGTGGGGTGAAAGGGCTGATTGGGCATACCCAGCCACGCCGTCTGGCGGCACGAACGGTGGCCAACCGCATCGCCGATGAGCTGGAAACCTCGCTCGGCGGCTGTATCGGCTACAAGGTACGTTTTAATGATCAAGTCAGTGACACCACTCAGGTGAAGCTGATGACGGACGGTATTCTGCTGGCAGAAATCCAGCAGGACCGGTTGCTGCTGCAATATGACACCATCATTATTGATGAAGCGCACGAACGCAGCCTGAACATCGATTTTCTGCTCGGTTATCTGCGCGAGCTGCTGCCGCGCCGTCCTGATTTAAAGGTGATCATCACCTCGGCGACCATCGATCCACAGCGTTTTTCACGCCATTTTCATCACGCGCCGGTGATTGAAGTTTCCGGGCGTACCTTTCCGGTGGAGGTGCGTTATCGCCCCATCGTTGAAGAGGCCGAGGATACCGATCGTGACCAACTTCAGGCGATTTTCGATGCGGTGGATGAACTGGGGCAGGAAAGCCGGGGCGATATCCTGATCTTTATGAGCGGGGAACGCGAAATTCGTGATACCGCCGATGCGCTGATGAAGCGCGATTTGCCCCACACCGAAATTCTGCCGCTGTATGCCCGACTGTCGAATGCAGAGCAGAACCGGGTGTTTCAGTCACACAGTGGACGCCGCATCGTACTGGCGACCAACGTGGCGGAAACCTCACTGACCGTTCCCGGCATTAAGTACGTGATCGATCCCGGTACGGCGCGTATCAGCCGCTACAGCTATCGCACCAAAGTGCAGCGTTTGCCGATTGAGCCGGTTTCCCAGGCATCGGCTAACCAGCGTAAAGGCCGCTGTGGCCGTGTGTCGGAAGGTATCTGTATTCGTCTCTACTCCGAAGACGATTTCCTCAGTCGGCCAGAGTTTACCGATCCGGAAATTCTGCGCACTAACCTCGCGTCGGTTATCTTGCAGATGACCGCGCTCGGCCTCGGCGATATTGCTGCGTTCCCGTTTGTCGAAGCGCCGGATAAACGCAATATCCAGGACGGGGTGCGGCTGCTGGAGGAGTTGGGGGCGATCACCGTCAATGAAGACAGCCACTACAAACTGACGGCGTCAGGACGTCAACTGGCGTTGCTGCCGGTCGATCCCCGTCTGGCACGCATGGTGCTGGAAGCGCAGAAATTTGGTTGTGTGCGCGAAGCGATGATCATCACGGCGGCCTTGTCGATTCAGGACCCGCGTGAGCGTCCGGTGGAGAAACAGCAGGCATCGGACGAGAAACATCGGCGATTTGCTGATAAAGAGTCCGATTTCCTCGCCTTCGTCAATCTGTGGAACTATCTCCAGGAACAACAGAAGGCGCTGTCAGGCAATCAGTTCCGCCGTCAGTGTAAAAGCGATTACCTCAACTATCTGCGCGTGCGCGAATGGCAGGATATCTATACCCAGCTGCGTCAGGTGGTGCGGGAGCAGGGCATGCCGGTCAACAGCGAGCCAGCCCCTTATCGTGAAGTGCACTGCGCGTTGCTGAGTGGTTTGCTCTCCCACATCGGCCAGAAAGATGCTGAAAAACAGGAATTTACTGGTGCGCGGAATGCGCGCTTCTCCATCTTCCCCGGTTCCGGGCTGTTTAAGAAACCGCCCAAATGGACCATGGTGGCTGAGCTGGTTGAGACCAGCCGGTTGTGGGGACGCATTGCGGCACGCATCGATCCGGAGTGGATCGAACCGCTGGCGCAGCATTTACTGAAGCGCAGCTACAGCGAACCGCACTGGGAAAAGGCGCAGGGCGCGGTGATGGCGAGCGAAAAAGTGACGCTGTACGGTTTGCCGATTGTGCAGGCGCGTAAGGTTAACTACGGCCAAATTGATGCGCCATTGAGCCGTGAGCTGTTCATCCGCCATGCGTTAGTCGAGGGCGACTGGCAGAACCGTCACGCTTTTTTCCGCAGCAACCAAAAGCTGCGCAGCGAAGTGGAAGATCTGGAACATAAATCACGACGCCGTGACATCCTCGTTGATGATGAAACCTTGTTTGCTTTCTACGATCGGCGTATCGGCAGCGAGGTGGTTTCCGCCCGGCATTTTGACAGCTGGTGGAAAAAAGCCAGCAAAGATAACCCGGATCTGCTGAGTTTCGACAAACAGATGCTGATCAAAGATGGCGCGGAGAAAGTCAGTCAACTGGATTACCCGAATTTCTGGCATCAGGGCAACCTGAAACTGAAACTCAGTTACCAGTTTGAGCCGGGTGCCGATGCCGACGGGGTGACGGTGCATATTCCGCTGCCGCTGTTAAACCAGGTTGATGACGCGGGATTTGAGTGGCAGATCCCGGGCGTGCGTCGTGAGTTGGTGATTGCGTTGATTAAGTCGTTGCCGAAACCGGTGCGACGCAATCTGGTGCCCGCCCCGAACTATGCCGAGGCGTTCCTCGGTCGCGTCAGCGCGCTGGAGCTGCCGTTGCTGGACGCGCTGGAACGTGAATTCCGCCGCATGACTGGCGTCACCATTGACCGCGAAGCCTGGCAGTGGGATCAGGTGCCCGATCACCTGAAAATGACTTTCCGCGTGGTTGACGAACATAACCGTAAGTTGCAGGAAGGCAAGGACCTGCATCAATTGAAGCTGGCGTTGAAAGGCAAAGTACAGGAAACCCTGTCTAAAGTGGCCGATGACGGGCTGGAACAGAGCGGTCTGCACATCTGGAGCTTCGGTGATTTGCCGCAAAGCTATGAACAGAAGCGTGGCAGTTATCAGGTTAAAGCCTGGCCAGCACTGGTGGACGAAAAAGACAGCGTGGCCATTCGCCTGTTCGACAGTGAGCAGGAGCAACAAAAGATGATGTGGCGCGGTCAGCGCCGCTTGCTGCTGCTGAACATTCCGTCACCGATAAAATATCTGCATGAGAAGCTGCCGAACAAGGCCAAACTCGGTCTGTACTTTAACCCTTATGGCAAAGTGCTGGAGTTGATTGATGACTGCATCGCCTGCGGTGTCGATAAACTGATGGGTGAAGCTGGCGGCCCGGCGTGGCAGCAGGAGAACTTCGAGCAGTTGCGTGACAAAGTGCGGGCTGAGCTGAATGAAACGGTGGTCACCATCGCGAAGCAGGTGGAGCAGATCCTGACCTGCGTATTCAATATCAACAAACGCCTGAAGGGCCGGGTGGATATGTCATTGGCGCTGGCTCTGACGGATATTAAAAATCAGATGAGTGGCCTGGTATATCGAGGTTTCGTGACCGGCAATGGCTGGCAGCGGCTGGCGGATACCTTACGGTATTTGCAGGGCATCGAACGTCGTCTGGAGAAACTGCCGGTCGACCCACACAGCGATCGGGCGCGGATGCTGAAGGTGCAGGCGGTGGAGCAGGCGTGGCAGAGCTGGCGTAACAAGCTGCCGCCGCAGCGTCAGGATGATGAGGAAGTATTGGCGATTCGCTGGATGCTGGAAGAGTTGCGCATCAGCTACTTTGCCCAGCAACTGGGGACACCTTATCCGATTTCGGAAAAGCGCATTGTGCAAACGATGGAGCAGATGGGGTGA
- the ydgH gene encoding DUF1471 family protein YdgH encodes MKLKNTILASTLLSLLAANAFAAQELTPEKAAALKPFQRINITGRFNAIGDAADAVSKRADELGAASYYIQGINDATGNSGNWRVTADLYHADAPEASKETEYLTYNGVKALPKAEAYHLEPFDTVSVSGFFPSQPDVNDAISKAAKEKGAASFFIIRQIDANNGGNQYVTAYVYKADAPERKVQSPNLIPADSEAGKAALAAGGAEAKKVEIPGVASSETPSSNVGRFFETQSSTGQRYTVTLANGTKIQEVNAITAAQMQPFDTVTFTGHFGSPTEISEEVAKRAADKGAKYYHVTRQWQNQSGGNLTVTADLFK; translated from the coding sequence ATGAAGCTGAAGAACACCATTCTGGCGTCCACCTTGTTATCTCTGCTGGCAGCCAATGCGTTTGCTGCGCAGGAACTGACGCCGGAAAAAGCGGCCGCGTTGAAGCCATTCCAACGTATTAATATCACCGGCCGTTTCAACGCCATTGGCGATGCTGCTGACGCCGTTTCTAAGCGTGCTGATGAATTGGGCGCAGCCTCCTACTACATCCAGGGCATCAACGATGCCACCGGTAACAGCGGTAACTGGCGTGTGACGGCTGACCTGTACCATGCTGATGCCCCGGAAGCCTCGAAAGAGACCGAATACCTGACCTATAACGGTGTTAAAGCCCTGCCGAAAGCAGAAGCCTATCACCTGGAGCCGTTCGACACGGTTTCCGTCAGTGGTTTCTTCCCCAGCCAGCCGGACGTGAACGACGCCATCTCTAAAGCGGCGAAAGAGAAAGGCGCAGCATCCTTCTTTATTATCCGTCAGATTGATGCCAACAACGGCGGCAACCAGTACGTCACCGCCTATGTCTACAAGGCCGATGCCCCGGAACGCAAAGTACAAAGCCCGAACCTGATCCCGGCTGACTCTGAAGCGGGTAAAGCGGCATTGGCCGCCGGTGGTGCTGAAGCGAAGAAAGTGGAAATCCCTGGCGTTGCGTCCTCTGAAACCCCAAGCAGCAACGTAGGCCGTTTCTTCGAAACCCAGTCGTCTACCGGTCAGCGTTACACTGTCACCCTGGCAAACGGTACCAAAATCCAGGAAGTGAACGCCATTACGGCGGCGCAGATGCAGCCGTTTGATACCGTGACCTTTACCGGCCACTTCGGTTCACCGACAGAAATCTCTGAAGAAGTGGCAAAACGCGCCGCGGATAAAGGGGCGAAGTACTATCACGTGACCCGCCAGTGGCAGAACCAGAGTGGCGGTAACCTCACCGTCACCGCTGACCTGTTCAAGTAA